The Streptomyces sp. 11x1 genomic sequence TGGAAGCTCACGGAGTCCGGGGTCACCGAGCTGGACGGGGACCTTCCGGTCGACATGTCCGGTGGGGTCCTCTCCACCAACCCCATCGGTGCCTCCGGCATGATCCGGTTCGCCGAGGCCGCGCTCCAGGTGCGGGGTCTCGCCGGAGAACACCAGGTCGAGGGCGCCCGGCGGGTCCTGGGGCACGCCTACGGCGGCGGTTCGCAGTTCTTCTCGATGTGGCTCGTGGGCGCCGAGCCGCCCGCCTCCTGAACCTTCCGCTCGCACGGCCTGTGCGCGGTGCGGGCCGATCGCTAGTCTGGCGGGCGGACGACGAACCGGGAGGAGCACGGACGTGGCCGAGACCACCATGCAGCAGCGATCCCTCGATGGCTGGCACAAGCCGGCGGAACTGGACCTGAGCAACGCGGACTGGCGGTCGAGCAGCCAGGGGCGGGGAGATGTCCAGATCGCCTTTGTCGAGGGTTTCATCGCCATGCGCAACAGCGGCAGCCCCGAGAGCCCCTCG encodes the following:
- a CDS encoding DUF397 domain-containing protein gives rise to the protein MAETTMQQRSLDGWHKPAELDLSNADWRSSSQGRGDVQIAFVEGFIAMRNSGSPESPSLIFTPAEWGAFVSGAREGEFDLT